The Gemmatimonadaceae bacterium DNA segment GCGATGCGCCGTCTACGGTGACGGTGTAGGCCGTGCGCAGCGCATCGGTGTTCTCCGAGCCCATCATCTCGAGGTTCAGCGCGGTGACGCGCTCCGGGCTCAGCGCGACGCAGATCATCCCCTTGGCCTGCATCAGGAAGTTGACCATCGGCGGCGTGATGAACTCCGCCGCGCAGATGAGGTCGCCTTCATTCTCCCGGTCTTCGTCGTCGGCGACGACGATGAACTTGCCGGCCTTGAGGTCGTCAATGGCCTGCTCGATGGTCCCGAACATATTCACGTCTTGAGTAAGGGCGCCGCGAGGCGCTTGAGATGCTTGGCGAGGACGTCCGCCTCCAGATGAACCCGGCTCCCGGGCCGGAGGCTCCCGAGCGTGGTGTGTTGCAGGCTGTGGTCGATGACGCTCAGCCGCAACACGTTGGCGGCGGGCAGGTCCACGACCGTCAGGCTGACGCCGTCCACGGCGATGGAGCCGCGCGGCACGAGGAGTTCGTCCACCTCGTCCGGCACGCGCAGGTCGATGATGCAGGCGTCGTCACGGCGCTCGGCGGCAATCACCTCGCCCACGTCGTCCACGTGCCCCTGCACGATGTGGCCGCCGAGGCGGTCGCCGACGGCTAGCGCGCGCTCGAGGTTGAGTCGCGTACCCACCGTCCAGCTGCCGATAGTCGTGCGATCCAGTGTGGTGACGACCGCGGCGACGGTGAAGCGCCCGGGCGCGAACTCGCGCACCGTCAGGCAGGCGCCGTTGCAGGCGATGCTCTCGCCCAGCGTGAGTCCGTCGTAGGGCGCGGCGATCACAAGCTCACGCCCAGCCTCCGTGGTGGAGACTGCGACGACCTCGCCGACCGCTGTGATCAAGCCTGTGAACATCGAGCCCCGCAGGGTGGAATCAGCGGGATGCCGACGCGTAGACGGTAAGCCAATCGGTGCCGAGACGCTCCTCGTGCAGCACCGACCACGCGGCATCCCCCTCGGCTGGCGGCAGGACCTTCCCGACACCGGC contains these protein-coding regions:
- a CDS encoding riboflavin synthase, which translates into the protein MFTGLITAVGEVVAVSTTEAGRELVIAAPYDGLTLGESIACNGACLTVREFAPGRFTVAAVVTTLDRTTIGSWTVGTRLNLERALAVGDRLGGHIVQGHVDDVGEVIAAERRDDACIIDLRVPDEVDELLVPRGSIAVDGVSLTVVDLPAANVLRLSVIDHSLQHTTLGSLRPGSRVHLEADVLAKHLKRLAAPLLKT